In Alteromonas naphthalenivorans, one DNA window encodes the following:
- a CDS encoding helix-turn-helix domain-containing protein, which produces MMKNNSDALQAGDFSLSISLRLKQLRNDMGLSLDKAATLTGVSKAMLGQIERQESSPTIATLWKIATGLNASFSSFIAANAQSEFDVNHGFIHDPNMQVKTLFPFDVNKGFEVFEITLTHFHEQRSTAHQSGVTEHIHCIEGRLTLRQGDESKTITAGEQYLIKADQVHGYKDESGETRFINIIHYPVL; this is translated from the coding sequence ATGATGAAGAACAATAGCGATGCACTACAGGCGGGGGATTTTTCGTTAAGTATTTCTTTGCGTTTGAAGCAATTACGTAATGATATGGGCTTGTCTCTTGATAAAGCCGCCACGCTAACCGGCGTATCTAAAGCTATGTTAGGCCAAATAGAGCGGCAAGAATCAAGTCCTACTATCGCCACCTTGTGGAAAATTGCAACTGGGTTGAATGCTTCGTTTTCCTCCTTTATTGCGGCAAACGCACAGTCTGAATTCGACGTTAATCACGGCTTTATTCACGACCCAAACATGCAAGTCAAAACCCTTTTTCCTTTTGATGTAAACAAAGGTTTTGAGGTGTTTGAAATTACCTTAACGCATTTTCATGAACAGCGTTCTACGGCCCATCAAAGTGGGGTGACAGAGCATATTCATTGTATTGAGGGCAGGTTAACCTTGAGGCAAGGCGATGAGAGTAAAACCATCACGGCAGGCGAGCAGTATTTAATAAAGGCCGATCAAGTACATGGCTATAAAGACGAAAGTGGGGAAACCCGGTTTATTAATATTATCCACTATCCGGTGCTGTAG
- a CDS encoding benzoate/H(+) symporter BenE family transporter yields MKSKWQISHISSGLTAVTVGYSSAVVIVIDVARKAGASPDMVISWLLALGLGMGISCIFYSWLMKMPVVTAWSTPGAAFLLGSVEQYSLPESIGAFIICALLSLVTAQSRSLLNQISRIPASISSALLAGILLPICISIFTDVEQHPYIVASFLAIYLVGSRFFPRYLMLCLLAVSIVTSSWLNGEIPLTLALPTPVWVSPEFSVTAAIGLAVPLYIITTLSQNLPGIAIQHAHGYHPDHKKVLSGIAILQGVLAPFGGFTFNLAAITAALCMGEEADKDKSQRYKAAIAAGIGYLFMGLLASVVVVLFVSMPSIVVHLLAGLALLATLQAALVKTVESDKYRHAALVTFLCTASGFSLLSITSAVWGLLLGLLLMLVESNKQKSRT; encoded by the coding sequence ATGAAATCAAAATGGCAGATTAGCCACATTTCTTCAGGGTTAACCGCAGTCACCGTTGGCTATAGCAGCGCCGTTGTTATTGTTATCGATGTTGCCCGTAAAGCGGGGGCAAGCCCTGATATGGTTATAAGTTGGCTTCTCGCATTAGGTTTAGGAATGGGCATTTCCTGTATTTTCTATTCTTGGCTAATGAAAATGCCCGTGGTCACCGCCTGGTCTACCCCTGGTGCGGCTTTTTTATTAGGGAGCGTTGAACAGTACAGTCTTCCCGAGAGTATTGGCGCCTTTATTATTTGCGCGTTACTTTCACTGGTTACCGCGCAAAGTCGCAGTCTACTCAATCAAATAAGCCGCATTCCGGCTAGTATCTCATCGGCGCTACTGGCAGGTATTTTACTGCCTATCTGTATTTCGATATTTACTGATGTAGAGCAACACCCCTACATTGTTGCCAGTTTTCTGGCTATCTATCTTGTTGGAAGTCGGTTTTTCCCTCGCTACCTTATGTTGTGCTTACTGGCTGTTTCTATCGTTACAAGTAGCTGGTTAAACGGCGAGATTCCCTTAACACTCGCACTTCCAACTCCCGTGTGGGTTAGCCCTGAGTTTTCAGTAACCGCCGCTATAGGGCTTGCCGTTCCCTTGTACATCATTACTACCCTTTCTCAGAATTTGCCCGGTATTGCGATACAGCATGCCCACGGTTATCACCCCGACCATAAAAAGGTGCTAAGTGGCATTGCAATATTGCAGGGTGTGCTAGCACCGTTTGGCGGGTTCACGTTTAATCTAGCGGCAATAACTGCTGCCTTGTGTATGGGGGAAGAAGCAGACAAAGATAAAAGCCAGCGGTACAAAGCGGCCATTGCAGCAGGTATTGGCTACCTATTTATGGGGCTACTCGCGTCTGTTGTGGTGGTGCTATTCGTATCAATGCCCTCGATTGTGGTGCATTTACTGGCAGGTCTTGCACTACTGGCTACCTTGCAAGCCGCCTTGGTCAAAACCGTAGAGAGCGACAAGTACCGTCACGCTGCCTTGGTCACCTTTTTATGTACGGCATCAGGCTTTAGTCTTCTATCCATCACGTCAGCGGTGTGGGGCCTTTTACTTGGCTTATTGTTAATGTTGGTTGAAAGCAACAAACAAAAAAGCCGAACATAA
- a CDS encoding HDOD domain-containing protein has translation MSTQNALSTILVEKITNDTLVLPTLPAIALKVRKSADDPNINLSAMGDVIGQDPSLSARMIKIANSAYMGRSIKVNSISQAVTRIGLRQIKNISTALAMEQLFVSKNDVVSAYLQKEWANTVNIVANSMAVMQLYIARTKKREMSMDIMTLTALTHNIGVLPILTEAERHPEVFANPTFLEVAIDKLAGQIGASIMREWGFGEEFVSVAKCWKDLSYIPEQVTYIDFVRVGAAVSGAMDSQKDAVLNLAIQRDVIDDVAILHSDEFADLASAAKQIFA, from the coding sequence ATGTCTACACAAAATGCGCTCTCAACAATTCTTGTTGAAAAAATAACAAACGACACACTCGTACTTCCTACATTACCGGCTATTGCTTTAAAAGTAAGAAAGTCAGCGGACGATCCTAATATCAACTTAAGTGCAATGGGTGATGTTATCGGACAAGACCCCTCCTTAAGCGCAAGAATGATTAAAATTGCGAACAGTGCTTATATGGGGCGCAGTATCAAAGTAAATTCTATCAGCCAAGCGGTAACCCGCATTGGTTTACGCCAAATCAAAAATATTTCAACTGCGCTTGCCATGGAGCAGCTGTTCGTTTCTAAAAACGATGTAGTGAGTGCCTATTTGCAAAAAGAGTGGGCGAATACGGTGAATATCGTGGCTAACTCAATGGCGGTAATGCAGCTTTATATCGCGCGCACGAAAAAGCGTGAAATGAGTATGGATATTATGACGCTAACAGCGTTAACCCATAACATTGGCGTATTACCTATTTTGACCGAAGCGGAAAGACACCCTGAAGTGTTTGCGAATCCAACCTTTTTAGAAGTGGCCATCGACAAACTGGCTGGGCAAATTGGCGCTAGCATCATGCGAGAGTGGGGCTTTGGTGAAGAGTTTGTGAGTGTAGCTAAATGCTGGAAAGATTTAAGCTATATTCCTGAGCAGGTTACCTACATAGATTTCGTTCGTGTTGGTGCGGCCGTTTCTGGCGCAATGGACAGTCAAAAAGACGCTGTTTTGAACTTAGCCATACAGCGTGATGTGATTGACGATGTAGCGATACTTCATTCTGATGAATTTGCCGACCTTGCCAGTGCCGCAAAGCAAATATTTGCCTAA
- a CDS encoding dipeptidyl-peptidase 3 family protein codes for MKLSRKHYSTLAVAVATSLFMSACSKAPEEAVSQANTTEKASQTVLPDSTLLVNESRLSIYHPVELTSDLSHLSDNQQKMIGLLIDASKIMDDLFWKQAFFGDKNAFLNSIENDDVKHFASINYGPWDRLNGDNAFLSGYEEKALGAEFYPHNMTKAGFATATFDDKQGLYSLVKQDEAGNLYSVPYSEAYKSELTAASNILKEAAELAEDPSFKAYLTLRAQALLTDDYLASDMAWMDMKTNPVELVIGPIESYEDQLFGYRAAFEAYVLVKDLAWSEKLAKYAAFLPELQKGLPVPAQYKAEVPGSDADLNAYDVVYYAGHSNAGSKTIAINLPNDERVQLEKGTRRLQLKNAMRAKFDNILIPIADMLIAPEQRDHITFDAFFANTMFHEVAHGLGIKNTLDGSDTVRGSLKEHASALEEGKADILGLYMIQSLLEKGEISEGTLEDYYVTFMAGIFRSVRFGASSAHGKANMIRFNFFAQEGAFEQTEEGVYRVNVEKMGAAVAALSELILTLQGDGDYDGVAELVANMGVIKPQLAADLARLEAANIPVDIHFEQGKKVLGLN; via the coding sequence ATGAAATTATCACGCAAACATTACTCTACTCTTGCCGTGGCAGTTGCCACAAGTTTATTTATGAGCGCCTGCTCCAAGGCGCCAGAAGAAGCCGTATCACAAGCTAATACCACTGAAAAAGCTTCACAAACCGTATTACCTGACAGTACGCTTCTTGTGAATGAGTCTCGGTTATCTATTTATCATCCTGTTGAACTGACCAGCGACTTATCCCATTTAAGTGACAACCAACAAAAGATGATAGGTTTGCTCATAGATGCGTCTAAAATAATGGACGACCTGTTTTGGAAACAAGCCTTCTTCGGTGATAAAAATGCGTTTTTAAATAGTATTGAAAACGACGACGTTAAACACTTTGCTTCAATCAACTATGGCCCATGGGACAGATTGAACGGCGATAACGCGTTTCTTTCGGGCTATGAGGAGAAAGCCCTAGGTGCTGAATTTTATCCTCACAACATGACAAAGGCTGGCTTCGCGACCGCCACGTTTGATGACAAACAAGGCTTATACTCATTGGTGAAGCAAGATGAAGCTGGCAACCTTTACTCAGTGCCCTACTCTGAGGCGTATAAAAGTGAATTAACCGCTGCATCAAATATTCTTAAAGAGGCTGCTGAACTTGCCGAAGATCCAAGCTTTAAAGCCTACTTAACCCTACGTGCACAAGCATTACTTACCGACGATTACTTAGCCTCAGATATGGCGTGGATGGACATGAAGACCAACCCTGTAGAGTTGGTAATTGGCCCAATCGAAAGCTATGAAGACCAACTATTTGGTTATCGCGCCGCCTTTGAAGCCTACGTTTTGGTAAAAGATTTAGCGTGGAGTGAAAAACTCGCAAAATACGCTGCTTTTCTTCCAGAGCTACAAAAAGGTTTGCCTGTACCTGCCCAGTACAAAGCGGAAGTACCTGGCTCCGACGCCGACTTAAACGCCTATGACGTTGTGTATTACGCGGGGCATTCAAATGCTGGCAGTAAAACCATTGCGATCAACTTACCTAATGATGAGCGTGTACAGCTTGAAAAAGGCACCCGTCGTTTGCAACTTAAAAACGCGATGCGTGCCAAGTTCGACAATATTCTTATTCCTATTGCGGATATGTTAATTGCACCTGAGCAACGTGATCATATTACGTTTGATGCGTTTTTTGCTAACACCATGTTTCATGAAGTGGCGCATGGCTTAGGTATAAAAAACACCCTTGATGGTAGCGATACGGTAAGAGGCTCACTTAAAGAACACGCCTCGGCATTAGAAGAAGGTAAAGCTGACATTTTGGGTCTTTACATGATTCAAAGCTTGCTTGAAAAAGGCGAAATTTCAGAGGGTACACTTGAAGATTACTATGTCACTTTTATGGCCGGCATTTTCCGCTCAGTACGTTTTGGGGCCTCTAGTGCGCACGGTAAGGCGAATATGATCCGCTTTAATTTCTTTGCACAAGAAGGCGCTTTTGAGCAAACCGAAGAAGGTGTTTATCGCGTTAATGTTGAGAAGATGGGCGCAGCAGTCGCCGCATTATCTGAGCTTATTTTAACCCTGCAAGGTGATGGCGACTACGATGGTGTTGCAGAACTTGTAGCCAATATGGGCGTGATTAAACCACAGCTAGCAGCAGATTTAGCGCGCTTAGAAGCGGCAAACATCCCTGTCGATATTCACTTCGAACAAGGTAAAAAGGTACTTGGTTTGAACTAA
- a CDS encoding histidine triad nucleotide-binding protein, translating into MLDTIFTKIINKEIPADILYEDDISLAFRDINPQAPVHFLVIPKKAIPTINDITKEDREVVGHLSYVAAKVAGELGVDEQGYRTVMNCNEFGGQTVYHIHLHVLAGKIMGWPPYTDTAKPLE; encoded by the coding sequence ATGTTAGACACTATTTTTACGAAGATTATCAATAAAGAAATACCAGCAGATATCCTTTATGAAGATGATATCTCGTTGGCGTTTAGGGATATAAATCCGCAAGCGCCGGTGCATTTTTTAGTGATCCCGAAAAAGGCTATTCCTACCATTAACGACATCACTAAAGAAGACAGGGAAGTCGTAGGGCACCTATCTTATGTGGCTGCAAAGGTCGCGGGTGAATTAGGCGTAGATGAGCAGGGTTACCGCACGGTAATGAACTGTAATGAGTTTGGTGGGCAAACGGTGTACCACATACACTTACATGTGCTAGCCGGTAAAATCATGGGCTGGCCGCCATATACTGATACCGCAAAGCCTTTGGAATAG
- a CDS encoding undecaprenyl-diphosphate phosphatase: MTLFEIIILAIIQGVTEFLPISSSGHLLLPAELFGWVSQGLAFDVAVHVGSLLAVMIYFRQEIAQMTVAWVTKGFTKEQSTDSKLAWYVIIATIPAVIIGFVMKDWIELNARTALVIAATTIIFGLALWYADATAKRTQELTSLNWKQALLIGLAQVLALIPGTSRSGITMTAGLMLGLNRESCARFSFLLSIPVILGAGLLATLDLLQANEAVDWSALLYGAAFSFVSAYLCIYLFLSWISRIGMLPFVIYRLLLGVILLWFVFA; this comes from the coding sequence ATGACACTGTTCGAAATAATCATATTGGCCATTATTCAGGGCGTTACCGAATTTTTACCTATCAGCAGTTCTGGGCATCTTTTGCTGCCCGCAGAATTATTTGGCTGGGTAAGTCAGGGGTTAGCGTTTGATGTTGCTGTTCACGTGGGAAGCTTACTGGCGGTAATGATTTATTTTCGCCAAGAAATTGCACAAATGACAGTGGCTTGGGTAACTAAGGGTTTTACAAAAGAGCAAAGCACCGACAGTAAGTTAGCATGGTATGTGATTATCGCGACTATACCTGCTGTGATTATTGGCTTTGTAATGAAAGACTGGATAGAACTTAACGCCAGAACCGCCCTTGTTATTGCCGCTACCACCATTATTTTTGGCCTTGCCCTATGGTATGCCGACGCCACTGCGAAACGCACCCAAGAATTAACATCGCTTAATTGGAAACAAGCATTGTTAATTGGATTAGCACAAGTGCTGGCACTTATTCCTGGTACTTCACGCTCGGGTATTACCATGACCGCAGGTTTGATGTTGGGGTTAAATAGAGAGAGTTGTGCGCGCTTTTCGTTTTTACTTTCTATACCCGTTATTCTGGGCGCTGGTTTGCTTGCCACCCTCGATTTATTGCAAGCTAACGAAGCGGTTGATTGGTCTGCATTACTTTATGGCGCTGCGTTTTCATTTGTGAGTGCTTACTTATGTATTTACCTTTTCCTTAGCTGGATATCACGAATTGGTATGCTGCCATTTGTGATTTACCGCTTACTGTTAGGCGTCATTTTGCTTTGGTTCGTTTTTGCATAA
- the folK gene encoding 2-amino-4-hydroxy-6-hydroxymethyldihydropteridine diphosphokinase, with the protein MGRHTILISVGSNIDKEHYIRESIKALKLHFDDVSYSSVYESESVGFDGSAFYNLVAKAVTSMSIIEVRDTFRQIESDNGRKHGEKKFCSRTLDLDLLTYDDQITHEPVVLPREEILYNAFVLWPLAELVPNEIHPVEGKTYEALWQAFDKEKQTLSPINFTWS; encoded by the coding sequence GTGGGGCGTCATACCATTTTAATCAGTGTGGGTTCCAATATCGACAAAGAACACTACATACGAGAAAGTATTAAAGCGCTTAAACTGCATTTCGATGACGTTAGTTACTCGTCGGTATATGAGAGTGAGTCAGTCGGCTTCGATGGCAGTGCCTTTTATAACCTAGTGGCGAAAGCCGTTACTTCTATGAGTATTATTGAAGTGCGAGATACCTTTCGTCAGATTGAAAGTGACAACGGCCGTAAACACGGGGAAAAGAAATTTTGTTCCCGTACACTGGACTTAGATTTACTCACGTACGATGACCAAATTACCCATGAACCCGTTGTGCTACCTCGGGAAGAGATTCTGTATAACGCCTTTGTATTATGGCCGTTAGCTGAATTGGTTCCTAATGAAATCCACCCTGTTGAAGGCAAAACCTACGAGGCACTTTGGCAGGCATTTGATAAAGAAAAACAAACACTCTCGCCCATCAATTTTACTTGGAGCTAA
- the folB gene encoding dihydroneopterin aldolase yields the protein MGKIYITGLAVDTLIGVYDWERERLTTLLLDVELDANLDAAMQSDNVDDTINYADVADCITEVGKNSRFMLLEAFGGAVMNKVLAMFPAHAISLKIVKPNILPNAQTVAVAMYQEKS from the coding sequence ATGGGAAAAATATATATAACAGGGCTGGCTGTCGATACCCTTATCGGTGTGTATGATTGGGAACGGGAGCGTTTAACCACGCTGTTGCTCGATGTTGAACTCGACGCTAACCTAGATGCCGCAATGCAGTCAGATAATGTCGACGATACCATTAACTATGCCGACGTGGCTGATTGTATTACCGAGGTAGGAAAAAACAGTCGTTTTATGCTGTTAGAAGCATTTGGCGGCGCGGTAATGAACAAGGTATTAGCCATGTTTCCGGCCCATGCCATCAGCCTTAAAATTGTGAAGCCGAATATTCTACCTAATGCCCAAACGGTGGCAGTGGCTATGTATCAGGAAAAGTCCTAG
- the plsY gene encoding glycerol-3-phosphate 1-O-acyltransferase PlsY yields MIPLALLMICVAYLFGSLSSAVVICKAFSLPDPRTAGSKNPGATNVYRIGGRIPALLVLVMDILKGTIPVYSSYFLGLDPVLLGLVAIAACLGHIFPLYFGFKGGKAVATAFGAMLPIGLDLAGLLILSWVIVVFLTGYSSLGALVAVSLAPLFTWLIKPLYTVPVIMLSLLIILRHRDNIKRLVSRSEGKIWDKGNTKE; encoded by the coding sequence ATGATACCGTTGGCCCTTTTAATGATTTGCGTAGCCTATTTGTTTGGCTCTTTATCGAGCGCGGTAGTTATCTGCAAAGCATTTTCTCTTCCCGATCCCCGCACTGCTGGTTCTAAGAACCCCGGCGCCACCAATGTATATCGAATTGGCGGCAGGATTCCGGCATTGCTGGTGCTAGTAATGGATATTTTAAAAGGGACTATTCCGGTTTATTCCAGCTACTTTTTGGGCTTAGACCCCGTGCTTTTAGGCCTAGTCGCTATTGCCGCATGTTTAGGTCATATTTTCCCTTTATATTTTGGCTTCAAAGGGGGCAAAGCAGTAGCAACGGCCTTTGGTGCCATGTTACCCATTGGATTAGATTTAGCTGGCTTGCTTATTTTGAGCTGGGTTATAGTGGTGTTTCTTACCGGCTATTCCTCACTTGGCGCCTTGGTAGCAGTAAGCCTTGCCCCGCTTTTTACTTGGTTAATAAAACCCCTTTATACCGTTCCAGTCATCATGCTCTCTTTGCTGATTATCTTGCGTCATCGCGACAATATCAAAAGGTTAGTCAGCCGCTCTGAGGGCAAAATTTGGGACAAAGGCAACACCAAAGAGTGA
- a CDS encoding ectonucleotide pyrophosphatase/phosphodiesterase, with the protein MFFRDSARLTIPFIGAVLTASWLSLAAFSAHADNKHAINNTVVNQNAVSHKNLASSQSAESSKNHVVLISLDGFRHDYIELHNAKNLARIAKAGVRSTSLTPVYPANTFPNHISIVTGLLPIHHGIVDNRFYDKLRPSKEGSYAQYSMGKAQDDSSWITAMPRWHLAEFQGHKAATYFWPESDARIAGALPSYLYHYSKHADYQQRIDQIVQWLSLPEAARPLFVSGYFSLTDTVGHDEGPMSEKTKEAVAKVDKLIGQLYDRLNALSIDVNLVVVSDHGMTNVKDSHQIMVESLNIPDYFTVLNSGAQVRLYAKPEVTYEQIEDEKNRLRLLAEGRFILLTSVERDARHAQYNARTGDIIMETAPPARFKSEGDTHVSKGSHGYLNTLPDMGGLFVASGPSFKQGKMLPAFSNLEIYPALAEIMGLALLAPIDGEIKVLREGLKEE; encoded by the coding sequence GTGTTTTTCCGTGATAGCGCTCGGCTCACAATACCGTTTATTGGCGCGGTACTTACCGCTAGTTGGTTGTCGCTAGCGGCCTTTAGTGCCCATGCAGATAATAAGCATGCAATTAATAACACCGTCGTTAATCAGAATGCGGTTAGCCATAAGAATCTGGCCTCGAGCCAGTCGGCTGAAAGTAGCAAAAATCATGTAGTTCTTATATCTTTAGACGGGTTTAGACATGATTACATCGAGCTGCACAATGCAAAAAATCTCGCACGAATTGCTAAGGCTGGTGTTCGAAGCACATCGTTAACACCTGTCTATCCCGCCAATACTTTCCCCAACCATATTTCTATTGTGACTGGGCTACTCCCCATACATCACGGCATTGTCGATAATCGTTTTTATGACAAGTTGCGACCCAGCAAAGAGGGTAGCTACGCACAATATTCTATGGGGAAGGCGCAAGACGATAGCAGCTGGATTACTGCGATGCCGCGTTGGCATTTGGCCGAGTTTCAGGGGCATAAAGCTGCAACCTATTTCTGGCCTGAATCTGACGCTAGAATAGCAGGAGCGCTGCCTTCTTATCTTTATCACTACTCGAAGCATGCAGATTACCAACAACGGATAGACCAAATTGTTCAATGGTTAAGTCTGCCGGAAGCTGCAAGGCCACTTTTTGTCTCAGGCTACTTTTCATTGACTGACACTGTGGGTCACGACGAAGGGCCTATGTCCGAGAAAACAAAAGAGGCTGTTGCAAAGGTAGATAAGCTAATCGGTCAATTGTACGACCGATTAAATGCGCTTTCGATAGACGTTAATTTGGTTGTGGTATCTGATCACGGTATGACCAACGTCAAAGATAGCCACCAGATTATGGTTGAGTCTTTAAATATTCCTGATTATTTCACTGTGCTTAACAGTGGTGCGCAAGTGCGTTTATATGCTAAGCCAGAGGTTACCTATGAGCAAATTGAAGATGAAAAAAATCGCCTCCGGTTGTTAGCGGAAGGGAGATTCATCTTGCTTACCTCCGTTGAACGCGATGCCAGGCATGCACAGTACAATGCGCGAACCGGCGATATTATTATGGAAACTGCCCCGCCTGCACGGTTTAAAAGTGAAGGAGATACTCATGTGAGCAAAGGTAGCCATGGTTATCTCAATACGTTGCCAGACATGGGCGGGCTATTTGTGGCGTCCGGGCCTTCGTTTAAACAAGGTAAAATGCTTCCAGCTTTCAGTAATCTAGAAATATACCCAGCGCTTGCTGAAATTATGGGCTTGGCCTTACTTGCCCCTATCGATGGTGAAATTAAGGTACTTCGGGAAGGTTTAAAAGAGGAATAA
- the tsaD gene encoding tRNA (adenosine(37)-N6)-threonylcarbamoyltransferase complex transferase subunit TsaD — MRILGIETSCDETGIAVYDDTAGLLSHELYSQVKLHADYGGVVPELASRDHVRKIIPLIEKALSDANTQPNELDGVAFTQGPGLIGALLVGSSVGRSLAYAWGVPAVGVHHMEGHLLAPMLEDNAPEFPFIALLVSGGHSMLVKVEGIGSYEVLGESIDDAAGEAFDKTAKLLGLDYPGGPLLAKLAEKGEPGHYKFPRPMTDRPGLDFSFSGLKTFAANTIRAADDNEQTKANIAYAFQEAVIDTLIIKCKRALKQTGMKRLVIAGGVSANTMLRTQMKTLMDDLRGEVFYPNLAYCTDNGAMIAYAGMQRLKAGEVLGLSSQAKPRWPLDTLAPV, encoded by the coding sequence ATGCGTATATTAGGAATAGAAACTTCTTGTGATGAAACGGGTATCGCCGTTTATGACGACACTGCGGGATTATTGTCACACGAATTATACAGCCAAGTGAAATTACACGCCGATTACGGTGGTGTAGTGCCTGAACTTGCGTCACGGGATCATGTTAGAAAAATTATCCCGCTTATCGAAAAAGCGCTTAGTGATGCTAACACCCAACCTAATGAATTAGACGGCGTAGCCTTCACCCAAGGCCCAGGCCTTATTGGTGCGTTACTAGTGGGTTCTTCCGTGGGGCGTTCTCTAGCTTACGCGTGGGGGGTACCCGCAGTAGGTGTACATCATATGGAAGGGCATTTACTCGCCCCCATGTTAGAAGATAACGCGCCTGAATTTCCTTTTATTGCATTACTAGTTTCTGGCGGCCACTCTATGTTGGTAAAAGTAGAAGGCATAGGCAGCTACGAAGTTCTCGGTGAGTCGATAGATGACGCAGCCGGTGAAGCCTTTGATAAAACGGCCAAACTACTGGGGCTTGATTATCCAGGCGGGCCTTTATTAGCCAAGCTGGCAGAAAAAGGCGAGCCAGGGCATTACAAATTCCCAAGGCCAATGACAGACCGCCCAGGTTTAGATTTCAGCTTCAGCGGCTTGAAAACTTTTGCCGCTAATACCATCCGTGCTGCGGATGACAACGAGCAAACCAAAGCTAATATTGCATACGCATTTCAAGAAGCGGTTATCGACACGCTTATTATTAAGTGTAAGCGTGCACTCAAGCAAACGGGTATGAAGCGCTTAGTGATTGCCGGTGGCGTAAGTGCGAACACCATGTTGCGTACACAAATGAAAACCTTGATGGACGACTTACGTGGTGAGGTTTTCTATCCTAACTTAGCGTACTGTACCGACAACGGCGCCATGATAGCTTATGCAGGTATGCAGCGTTTGAAAGCCGGTGAAGTATTGGGGCTTTCTTCACAAGCTAAGCCTCGCTGGCCGCTGGATACGTTAGCGCCAGTATAA
- the rpsU gene encoding 30S ribosomal protein S21 — translation MPIVKVRENEPFDVALRRFKRSCEKAGVLSEVRRREFFEKPTWERKRKKAAAKKRHLKKLARENARRVKLY, via the coding sequence ATGCCTATCGTTAAAGTTAGAGAAAACGAGCCGTTTGATGTAGCGCTGCGTCGTTTTAAGCGTTCTTGTGAAAAAGCAGGTGTATTGTCTGAAGTTCGTCGTCGTGAGTTCTTCGAAAAGCCTACTTGGGAACGCAAGCGTAAGAAAGCCGCTGCGAAAAAGCGTCATCTAAAGAAATTAGCTCGTGAAAACGCACGTCGCGTAAAACTCTACTAA
- a CDS encoding GatB/YqeY domain-containing protein, translated as MALIDDLKSAQKDAMRAKEKLRLGTIRMAIAAIKQREIDEQITLTDSDILAVLTKMVKQRQDAASQFDAADRDDLASKEREEIVVLEGFLPQPLTEDELAALIDEAMVSTGAQGMQDMGKVMGSLKPQVQGRTDMGALSAKIKARLNA; from the coding sequence ATGGCTTTAATAGACGATTTAAAATCTGCACAAAAAGATGCAATGCGCGCTAAAGAGAAATTACGTCTAGGCACCATTCGCATGGCAATAGCAGCCATTAAACAACGTGAAATCGACGAGCAAATCACCCTTACTGATAGCGACATTCTTGCAGTACTAACCAAGATGGTTAAGCAACGTCAAGATGCCGCCTCTCAATTTGATGCCGCTGACCGTGATGACTTGGCCAGTAAAGAGCGTGAAGAGATTGTTGTGTTAGAAGGTTTCCTTCCACAGCCTTTGACCGAAGACGAACTGGCTGCCTTAATTGATGAAGCTATGGTAAGTACCGGTGCTCAAGGCATGCAAGACATGGGTAAAGTAATGGGTAGCCTTAAACCACAAGTACAAGGCCGCACAGATATGGGCGCTCTAAGCGCTAAAATAAAAGCCCGTTTAAATGCCTAA